DNA sequence from the Paenibacillus physcomitrellae genome:
GTCGGCTGTCGGCACTTATTATGCCGAAGAAGCAGGCATGGGCGCTGCTTCACCTTGGATCGGGATGATCGCTGCGCTGGTGCTCGGCGTTATCACTTCCTTGATTCATGCAGTGGCTTCGATTACCTTTAAAGCCGATCAGACCATCAGTGGTATCGTGATCAACTTTCTGGCCGCCGGAGCAACCTTGTATCTGGTTAAGCTGATCTTTGACGGCAGCGGCGAAACGCCGCTTCTGATGGAAGTGTTCAATAAGGTTTCGATTCCATGGTTATCCCAAATTCCGATTATCGGCGAAGGATTGTTCCACAACTATCCGACCACCTACATCGCGATTATTCTGGTATTCGTCGGTTATTATGTGCTGTTCAAAACCCCGTTTGGTCTTCGGCTTCGTGCGGTCGGCGAACATCCAAGTGCAGCGGATACAGCAGGGATTAACGTCAACCGGATGCGTTACATCGGCGTTATGATCAGCGGTGGTTTGGCCGCGCTTGGCGGAGCTACCGTCACGTTGACCACAACCAGTACCTTTGCGCATAATACGATCTCCGGCCAAGGTTACATCGCAATCGCAGCCATGATCTTTGGCAAGTGGAACCCGCTGGGTGCCTTTGGCGCAGCCGCATTCTTCGGCTTATCCCAGGCGGTACGGACTTACGTAACTTTGTTCGACTGGTCCAAAGATATTCCGCAGGAGTTCATTTACATGCTGCCATATTTGCTGACGATCATTGTCCTGGTAGCTGCAGTAGGCCGCTCCGCTGCTCCTTCCGCTTTGGGTCAGCCGTACGATCCAAGCAAACGTTAGCGAACACTCGTGTTAGAGAAAAAGATGAATCCGCAAAGGCATTTTGCTTTTGCGGATTTTTTGTGTTTATATTCTGATCCACCGGGTAATTAAGGGCTACAGCCCGTGTGAATAAGGAGGTTATCCAGATGTCCAAGAAGTGGGTAGGGATTTTCACTCAACCGGAGGATGTAAGGGAAACCATAGATGAACTCAAGCAGCATGGATTTGCTGACGAACAGCTTTCCGTAATTATGCATTATCAAACGGGAAGTCCAATTGAGGAAGAATTAACGGGAATACAGGCTTATGAAATCGGCGGCATCGATGCTGATCAAGCCTTGAGTCCATTTACCGGTTTAGATCTTCCGGACAAGGAAGCAGGGATCTATGAAGAGCATATGAAGCAGGGACGATTTGTGTTAATTGCCAATGACCGCGATAAGGAAACAGGAGAGGTCTATCAAATTTTTCAACAGCATCGTGCGGTTCTCTCTAACTACCATAAAGACGGTGACACTAAGGCGGAGGAACATTTTTACGGGGTTCAAAGCAACGCGGATACTTATTACGGGAACCAACACGCCTTATTAGACCATTCAAGCCGAGCACAAGAACCAATGATCAGATGTTAAAGTTAGATTTAGAGGCTTATGCCTTATGCAAAAACAAAGAAGCAGACAGGAACGTCTGCTTCTTTGTTTATTTCTGTTTATTTTTCTGTTTATCTTGCTATTTGCCGTTAGCACCATGAATTCAAGCTTAAGTATCGGCGTTATTGGTGTAGATCTTTTTGACCCGTCCGACTTGTCCGTCCTGAAGACGAACCTTAATCCCGTGCGGATGGTTGGGGGAATTGGTCAAAATATCTTTTACGATCCCGTTCGTTAGTTTACCTGTCCTTTGATCCTGTTTTAATACGATATCCACCCTAAGACCCGGGGAGATGCTGCTCCGTTTAGTTCCGTCCATAAGTCCTCCAGAAGAGAAATTAACCATTTCGATATGGCTTTAAGATCCTTCTTAAGATAACACAGCGGAGGAGAAATCCCAAATATTATGGACTCCGTTTTAGCTTTTTCAACAAACTTTACGTTTGCCGGCAGACAATCCTTGCTATCAGGGGAGGCATTGCATATAATAATCTATAGTGTTTTGCCGGGCATCCGGCATTTCAACCCATAAATGCTAAGATGGAGACAAGTAAGCAGTACCTCTATACAGGGAGGGAACGCCTTGGATTGAGAGCGTTTCTACAGAGACAGGCTGGCTGAAATTCACTCCGGAGCAGTTCCTTGAACCTGCCTTTTGAACGGGCATCAATAGAGGATACCGGTCACGAGCCGTTATGTCGAGAAGTGAGAGCGCAGCCGGGTTTTGTCTATTCTTTGGGCAGACCAGCCGATAGCAGCTCTAACAAGGGTGGTACCACGGTCTTTTCGTCCCTTTTCGGGAGAAAAGGCTTTTTTTGTTTTCAGATTTGAATTAATCCATTCAGGAGGTTTGACATGAGAGAACGTTTGGAACAGCTGAAGCAGGAAGCATTGGCCGAGCTTACTGGCGTATTGGATGCCGGTCAGCTGAACGAGCTGAGAGTAAAATATCTGGGCAAGAAAGGGGCTTTGACCGAGATTTTGCGCGGTATGGGCTCCTTGAGTGCTGAAGAGCGTCCGGTCATCGGTCAGGTAGCCAATGAGGTACGCGGCGCCATCGAAGCGGTCATTGAGGAGAAGCAGCAGAAATTCGAACAGCAGGAAACGGAGCGCCGTTTGGCAGCCGAGAAGCTGGATGTCACGCTGCCGGGCCGTCCGCTCAAGCAGGGTGGCATTCATCCGCTGAACCGGATTATCCAGGAGATCGAGGATATTTTTATCGGTATGGGTTATCAAATTGCAGAAGGTCCTGAGGTTGAGACCGATTATTTCAACTTCGAGGCGCTGAACCTGCCGAAGAACCATCCGGCCCGTGATATGCAGGATTCCTTCTATTTGACGGAAGATCTGCTGATGCGGACGCAGACTTCTCCGGTTCAGGCCCGTACGATGAAAGCGAAGGAAGGCGAGGTGCCGGTTAAGATCATTTGCCCGGGTAAAGTGTACCGCCGTGACGATGATGATGCGACACACTCGTTCCAGTTCCATCAGATCGAAGGTTTGGTCATCGGCAAAAACATCCGGATGAGCGACCTCAAGGGCACGCTGCTCCAGTTCAGTCAAAAGATGTTTGGACCAAACACGGAAATCCGTCTTCGCCCGAGCTTCTTCCCTTTCACCGAACCAAGTATTGAGGTCGATGTAACGTGCGTGAAATGCGGCGGCAAAGGCTGCCGGGTTTGTAAACATTCGGGCTGGCTTGAGATTCTGGGCAGTGGAATGGTTCATCCGCGTGTACTTGAAATGGGCGGCTACGATCCGGAGCAATATACCGGTTTTGCGTTTGGTATGGGAGTAGAGCGGATTGCCATGCTGAAATACGGCGTGGACGACATTCGTCATTTCTATAACAACGACATTCGTTTCCTAGAACAATTCGCACGTCATTAATCGTAAAGTCCAAAGCCTAAAGGAGATGTGAACGATGAAAGTATCAACCTCTTGGTTGTCTGATTATATATCGCTTGAAAATGTAGATATCAACGAGCTTGCCGAGCAGATTACACGTTCCGGCATTGAGATCGACAGCGTGGAATCCGTAAATAAAGGCGTTACCAAAGTAGTAGTAGGTTATGTCAAAACCAAAGAGAAACATCCGGACGCGGACAAGTTGAACATTGTAACTGTAGATGCCGGACAGGAAGAAGAACTTCAAATCGTATGCGGGGCCAAAAATATCGACGCCGGTCAGAAAGTGCCGATTGCGCTTGTCGGAGCCAAACTGCCCGGCGGACTGGAGATCAAGAAAGCCAAGCTGCGCGGCGTACCTTCCCAAGGTATGGTTTGCTCGGCCAAGGAACTTGGCCTGAATGACAAGCTTCTGCCAAAGGATCAGCAGGAAGGAATTCTGGTGCTGCCTCCGGAGACTCAGATCGGAACTCCGATTGAACAGGTGCTGGATCTGAACAATCAAATTTTGGACTTTGACCTGACACCGAACCGCTCGGACTGCCTCAGTATGCTGGGTGCGGCTTATGAAGTTGGGGCGATTCTGGCCCGTGAGATTAAGCTGCCGGAAGCCAACATCGTAGAGAATTCAGCTGAAGCTGCGGATTCCATTTCTGTAAAAATAAGCAATCCCGAGTTCTGCAGCCATTTTGCGGTTCGTGTTATTTCCAACGTCAAGATCGGCCGTTCCCCGCAGTGGATGCAGAATCGCTTGATGGCAGCCGGCATTCGTCCGATCAACAACGTGGTTGACGTAACCAACTATGTCATGCTGGAATATGGCCAGCCGCTCCATGCTTATGATGCAGACCGTATAGCGGGCAGCCAGATTGAAGTGCGCGTATCCCGCGAAGGGGAAACGATTGAAACGTTGGACGGACAAGAACGCAAGCTCCCTGCGGGTGCTCTGCTGATCACCGACGCGGAGAAGCCGATTGGCCTTGCAGGCGTCATGGGCGGAGCCAACTCCGAGGTAACCGAGGACACGGTGAATATCGTGCTCGAAGCGGCCAAATTTGATGGTGGTGTGGTTCGCAAGCTTTCTCGTCTGTTTGGACTTCGTTCTGAAGCCTCCCAGCGTTTTGAGAAGGAAGTGGATCCGAACCGGGTCATTCCTGCGCTTAACCGGGCTGCAGCGCTGATCGCCGAGCTTGCCGGCTGTACCGTACACCATGGCATTGTCGAAAGCGGCGGTGAAGAAGTTAAGCCACTTGTGATTCCTTTGTCCCTGGCGAAATTGAATCAGTTCCTGGGCACTGACATTTCGACCTTGGAAGTGAAAACGATCCTGTCCCGGCTGCATTTCGAATCTGGTGATCTGCCGGATAACACACTGGAAGTGAAAGTGCCGACGCGCCGCGGCGACATTACAAGAGACGTGGATTTAATTGAAGAGGTAGCCCGTTTGTACGGCTACGATGAAATTCCGACCACATCGATCGAAGGGCCTACAACGCAGGGAGGGTATACGGAATCCCAGTTGCTGCGCCGCGGCATCCGCACGATGCTGACAAACGGAGGCTTGCAGGAGGTGCTCTCCTATTCGTTCGCCAACCGTGAAGCCGAGAACTTGTTCCCGACTTTAAAAGAAGACCGTCATTCTGTGAAGCTGGCTATGCCGATGAGCGAAGACCGCAGCGTGCTGCGCACCAGTCTCATTCCGCAGCTGGTGGACGTAACGATCTTTAACCGGAACCGTAAGCAGGAGAACCTGGCGCTGTTCGAAATCGGCTCCGTATTCCAAACTAGTGAGGAAACGTTGACCGTACAACCGAAAGAAATCCCGATGCTCGGGATTCTGATGACGGGCCTGCGTCAAGAGAAGCAGTGGAATCTGAACCCGGATAAAGTGGACTTCTATGACCTTAAAGGCGCTGTTGAAACGGTGATCGGATATTGGGGGCTCGAAGGCCGCATCAGCTATGAAGCTGATCGCCCGGAAGGCTTCCATCCAGGCCGTTCAGCCTCGATCTTCCTGGAGAATAACCATGGGAAAGAACGAATTGGCGTACTGGGACAAATTCACCCGGATGTTCAGCGCAGCAAAGAACTGGATGATACGTACGTGGCCGAAATCAAGCTGGAATCCTTGTTCGCAGCGGAGTACGAGGCGATTGAATATCGTGATCTTCCGAGATTCCCTTCCGTCCAGCGTGATATCGCGGTGGTTGTGGATCAGGGAGTGACTGCTGCAGAACTGCTCAAGTCCATCCGTGAAAATACAGGCGAACTCCTGGAGCATGTGAACGTGTTCGACATCTTCACAGGCAGCAAGCTTGGAGAAGGGAAAAAGAGCGTTGCTCTATCCCTCGTATACCGTCATATGGAGCGTACGCTTACGGATGAGGAAATTACCGAAGTGCATGGACGCGCTGTTGCCGGCCTGGAGCAAACTTTCGGCGCAGAATTAAGAAAATAGCAGGAATTGGGGAAACCGCATCGAATCCTTTCTTATGACAGAATGGATTCCTTGCGGTTTTTTTCTATAAAGTTGAATCCCATTTCATTAATCCTTTAAAATGATAGAAACGGCCGAGCCGTTTCCAAAGTGTGCATCAATTGACATCAATGACTAACAGAAGAATGAAGGAGGCACAGTGCATTGGCTAAAACCGAACGAATTAGTGTTGCAGTTGAGATTTATGGAACATCCTATAAAATTGTTGGCAATAATCCCGAATACATGAAAAAGATTGCCAGTCACGTCGATGAGCGCATGCGTGCCTTGGCTAAAGCACATCAATATCTCGATATTCCGCGTCTGGCCGTATTAACTGCCGTTCACATGGCGGAAGAGGCCATTCAGACCGATGAACTTCAGCTCCAGCTCTCCGAGCTTGTGGAGAGCAGAGAGGCGCTTAAGAAAGAACTGTCCGCACTCCAGGACAATGCGGTCAAACAACAGGAGCGTTATGTGAATCTTCAGGAAGAACGTTCGAGTCTGAAAGCGGAAGCATCTGCAGCGGCTGAACAAATTTCCAAGCTTGAGAGAAGCTTGAAGGAGCTTCAAGCTTTAGGAGAGCAGAAGCAGGCAGCGGCTTCGGATGCCGAGAAGCAGATCAGCGATCTCAAGAGTGCAAAAGGACGCGCCGAATCCCAGCTGAAGGCCGTAGAGCAGGAGCTGGCGCAAGCTAAAGAGAAGCTGGCGTCGTTAAGCCGGCAGCTTGAGGAGGCCCGCAAGCAGGAAGCGGCGGTTCGCCAAGAAGAGAAGCGGCTTAAAGAAGAACTGGCCAAAGTGCAGCAGCAGCACAAGGAGAAGCTGACCCAGCTTGAGAATCAGCAGAAGGACAAAATGCTGCTGCTTGATAACCAGCATAAGCAGGAACGGGCAAAATTGGAGCAGCAATACAAAGCTCAGTTGGAGCAAATGGAGAAACAGCTCAAGGAAACGCAAGCCAATTTGGCAGCTTCCCATGAGGAGAAGCGCAAGCTGAAGCAGCAGCTCGAAGGCGCCGGTAGACGGGAAGAACAGCTGTCTCTGGAATCCGCACAGGCGACGAAAGAAGCAGAAACCTGGAAAGCCCGGGAAGAAAGCCGGTCGCAGGAGCTTGAGCGTCTAGAGCTCAATTTTCAGCAGGTCTCTGAAACCAATGAAACGCTTGAGCAAGGTTTGTCTGCTTATCAGGAGGAAATCCAGGCGCTCAAAGATCAGGTCGCTAAAGGTGAATCCGATCTGGAGCAGGCTCTTGCCGAAATTGAGTCGATGATGGACGGCCGCAAGGAGCTGGCCGCTGAACGGGACCGTTTGGTCCAATCTGAGCAGCAGCTGAAGGCCGAAGCCGAGCGTCGCACAGAAGCACTGCAGCAGCTGAAAGCTGAAGCTGAGCAGCGTGCAGAAGAACTGCGGCAGTTGAAGACTGAAGCTGCGCATCGCACAGAAGAACTGCAGCAGGCTTTGGCAGAGGTCGAATCGATGAAGGGCGAGCGTCAAGAACTGGCCTCCGAGCGGGACGAGCTGCTGGGTAAGCAGCAGGCGCTGCAAATGGACTTGGAACAGCATGCAGAAGAGCTGCGTCAGGCGTTAGCTGAAATCGAGTCGATGATGGATGAACGCCGCAAGTGGACTTCGGAGCGGGATCGTTTGATGGAAGAACAAGTCAGCCTGGAACAAGCTGCATCTGCCCGCGAAGAGAAGATTCAGCAGGTTTATGCTGAAATGAACAGCCTTATGGATGAGTTGGAGGAAGCGAAGCTGGCGGCTGAACGTGTTGGCGAGCAAGCGATAGCGGAACGGCAGCAGGCGGAGGATTATCTTCGTCAGCTTAACGGACTCCAAGATGAGATTAAAGCTTTGAATGAGAGCCTGCAGGAGCAGAAACGGGAGACCGAGGAATACGCTGCCCTGGTAGACGAACGTGAAGCGGAGCTTTCGTCAGAGAAAGAGCAGTCGGCACGCCTTCGGAGCCTGTACGCCGAAGCCGAGGAAAGAGACCGTCAGCGCGAGGCGGCAGAACGGGAGCTGCGAGCGCAAATTTCGCAATGGCAGCAGGAAGCGGCTGCAGGCCAGGAACAAACAGCCGAACTCAGTCAGAAGGCTGCTGCTTCTGAAGCAGAGAAAGCCAAACTGCAGGAACAGCTTGAGCTTATTGGCAACCAGTTTGAAGTTGTTTCGCACGAATACCATCTGCTTTTGGCTGAAAGAGAGCTTGATTCGGAGCGCTCTAATAGATGCGAGGAAGAACTGCAAAGCCTGAAGGTGGAGTACGCCAAGCTGCAAAGAGAATATAATGAGTGGATCGAACTGCTTGAACAGGATCATTTGTCCTAAAGGACGAAAAACCAAGCCTGCAGCGTGAATAACGAGCGGGCTTGGTTCTCTTGTCCTTTTGTATTTCGTTCTCTTGTTCTATGAGATTTGATGGGTTTCTCTTCTTAATAGACTTATTCCACGATCAATTGGGCTTTCATGGTTTTGTGACCAGGACCGCAGGGGATTGAGCAGGACATTTCATATTCACCGGCTTTATCCGGCGTAATGACTGTGGAAGGATGAGCCTGATCAAGTTTAACGCCCAGGTCAGGGATACGAAGCCCGTGATTTCCTTCTTCATTATCTAACGTAACCTGAACCGGAACGCCTACTTTCAACCGGTAGATTTGTTGGTCAAATTCATAATTGACGGCTTTAACGGTCAACTGGGTTTCTGCTTCGGGAGACGAGCTGTTCGTCTGGTTGTTCGCCTGATTCGATTCCCGGGTACAGGCGGCAAGGAGAAGCAGCAGAATCCCTGTCAGCAGGGAGAACATAATTTTTTTCATTTTGTTGAAGCACCTCTTCCGGAATTATAGATCCTCTTTATTTTAGACGTTCTTGGTATAGAAATACACCCGTAGTATACGGTATAATAGCGTTGGTTCATCTATGGAAGCTGAATGACGGCACGGGAGGCTCGTTAAATGTTCGGGATAACGGTGCTTTTTTCGTTTATATGGCTGTATTTTTTTCTAAGAACTTCTACTTATTTCATTAAAAGGTCAAAGTAGGCGATTTATATTTTCGGGATTTCTAAAAGTAAATATGATTCTTTGTCGTGGAACCGTAAGATTATGATCTGCTACTGGCTAACCGCGATATTATTGTTTGTCTCTGAAGTAGTATCCTGGCTAAGCCCGTACGAATTTAACGGCACAGGGTTATGGGAAACCCAGCGCGGACTTTGGATCTATGAGGATTTGTCCATCCTTGTTCTGCTTGGGGCTACTGAACTTTGGCTTAGACGCGAGAAGAAGATTTATTTGAAAAGAGCGGTTTTGCTCTGCGGACTTCTGCTCAGCTATGAGCTTTATTTTTTGCTGGGCCCGGTAGTCCATGGATCAGAAATCATTTTAATGATGCCTCTGCTGATTTCTTTAGTTTATTTTGAAAGGAATCTGCTTCGGACATTTGCGATCTTGAATATTTTGTGCTACATGCTGGTTACGATTATCCCGGCTGCCCTTCATATGACGGTGTTTGATATTGCCGATTTCTTATTGGTCATGACCTTGCTTGTGATCGGTACTTTGCTTGGACAAGGCGTCATTACCCGTTCTTTGGAGATGCGAAGAGCCGTTGAAAGTTTAGCCAAATCCGAGCAGAAGCTGATTGTGGAGAAAGCCATATCAGATAAG
Encoded proteins:
- a CDS encoding general stress protein, which encodes MSKKWVGIFTQPEDVRETIDELKQHGFADEQLSVIMHYQTGSPIEEELTGIQAYEIGGIDADQALSPFTGLDLPDKEAGIYEEHMKQGRFVLIANDRDKETGEVYQIFQQHRAVLSNYHKDGDTKAEEHFYGVQSNADTYYGNQHALLDHSSRAQEPMIRC
- a CDS encoding cell division protein ZapA; translated protein: MAKTERISVAVEIYGTSYKIVGNNPEYMKKIASHVDERMRALAKAHQYLDIPRLAVLTAVHMAEEAIQTDELQLQLSELVESREALKKELSALQDNAVKQQERYVNLQEERSSLKAEASAAAEQISKLERSLKELQALGEQKQAAASDAEKQISDLKSAKGRAESQLKAVEQELAQAKEKLASLSRQLEEARKQEAAVRQEEKRLKEELAKVQQQHKEKLTQLENQQKDKMLLLDNQHKQERAKLEQQYKAQLEQMEKQLKETQANLAASHEEKRKLKQQLEGAGRREEQLSLESAQATKEAETWKAREESRSQELERLELNFQQVSETNETLEQGLSAYQEEIQALKDQVAKGESDLEQALAEIESMMDGRKELAAERDRLVQSEQQLKAEAERRTEALQQLKAEAEQRAEELRQLKTEAAHRTEELQQALAEVESMKGERQELASERDELLGKQQALQMDLEQHAEELRQALAEIESMMDERRKWTSERDRLMEEQVSLEQAASAREEKIQQVYAEMNSLMDELEEAKLAAERVGEQAIAERQQAEDYLRQLNGLQDEIKALNESLQEQKRETEEYAALVDEREAELSSEKEQSARLRSLYAEAEERDRQREAAERELRAQISQWQQEAAAGQEQTAELSQKAAASEAEKAKLQEQLELIGNQFEVVSHEYHLLLAERELDSERSNRCEEELQSLKVEYAKLQREYNEWIELLEQDHLS
- a CDS encoding ABC transporter permease; protein product: MDWVTTLGQLINTTLVFSTALIFAALGGIFSERSGVTNLGLEGFMMFGAFASAVGTYYAEEAGMGAASPWIGMIAALVLGVITSLIHAVASITFKADQTISGIVINFLAAGATLYLVKLIFDGSGETPLLMEVFNKVSIPWLSQIPIIGEGLFHNYPTTYIAIILVFVGYYVLFKTPFGLRLRAVGEHPSAADTAGINVNRMRYIGVMISGGLAALGGATVTLTTTSTFAHNTISGQGYIAIAAMIFGKWNPLGAFGAAAFFGLSQAVRTYVTLFDWSKDIPQEFIYMLPYLLTIIVLVAAVGRSAAPSALGQPYDPSKR
- the pheT gene encoding phenylalanine--tRNA ligase subunit beta, encoding MKVSTSWLSDYISLENVDINELAEQITRSGIEIDSVESVNKGVTKVVVGYVKTKEKHPDADKLNIVTVDAGQEEELQIVCGAKNIDAGQKVPIALVGAKLPGGLEIKKAKLRGVPSQGMVCSAKELGLNDKLLPKDQQEGILVLPPETQIGTPIEQVLDLNNQILDFDLTPNRSDCLSMLGAAYEVGAILAREIKLPEANIVENSAEAADSISVKISNPEFCSHFAVRVISNVKIGRSPQWMQNRLMAAGIRPINNVVDVTNYVMLEYGQPLHAYDADRIAGSQIEVRVSREGETIETLDGQERKLPAGALLITDAEKPIGLAGVMGGANSEVTEDTVNIVLEAAKFDGGVVRKLSRLFGLRSEASQRFEKEVDPNRVIPALNRAAALIAELAGCTVHHGIVESGGEEVKPLVIPLSLAKLNQFLGTDISTLEVKTILSRLHFESGDLPDNTLEVKVPTRRGDITRDVDLIEEVARLYGYDEIPTTSIEGPTTQGGYTESQLLRRGIRTMLTNGGLQEVLSYSFANREAENLFPTLKEDRHSVKLAMPMSEDRSVLRTSLIPQLVDVTIFNRNRKQENLALFEIGSVFQTSEETLTVQPKEIPMLGILMTGLRQEKQWNLNPDKVDFYDLKGAVETVIGYWGLEGRISYEADRPEGFHPGRSASIFLENNHGKERIGVLGQIHPDVQRSKELDDTYVAEIKLESLFAAEYEAIEYRDLPRFPSVQRDIAVVVDQGVTAAELLKSIRENTGELLEHVNVFDIFTGSKLGEGKKSVALSLVYRHMERTLTDEEITEVHGRAVAGLEQTFGAELRK
- a CDS encoding GGDEF domain-containing protein, which encodes MSWNRKIMICYWLTAILLFVSEVVSWLSPYEFNGTGLWETQRGLWIYEDLSILVLLGATELWLRREKKIYLKRAVLLCGLLLSYELYFLLGPVVHGSEIILMMPLLISLVYFERNLLRTFAILNILCYMLVTIIPAALHMTVFDIADFLLVMTLLVIGTLLGQGVITRSLEMRRAVESLAKSEQKLIVEKAISDKLLKMDALTGLYNHKTFHEYMENLIHHSEANGVSIHLAILDIDNFKTINDSFGHWVGDIVLKEVAGSMMELISPNDFAARYGGEEFALIFADTTSEQAENCCEAIRSAVERISIPHLEGRAVTISSGLCHYQPGDGKEMLFRHADDALYQAKRSGKNRVLVYQNQDKLLVPQI
- the pheS gene encoding phenylalanine--tRNA ligase subunit alpha — protein: MRERLEQLKQEALAELTGVLDAGQLNELRVKYLGKKGALTEILRGMGSLSAEERPVIGQVANEVRGAIEAVIEEKQQKFEQQETERRLAAEKLDVTLPGRPLKQGGIHPLNRIIQEIEDIFIGMGYQIAEGPEVETDYFNFEALNLPKNHPARDMQDSFYLTEDLLMRTQTSPVQARTMKAKEGEVPVKIICPGKVYRRDDDDATHSFQFHQIEGLVIGKNIRMSDLKGTLLQFSQKMFGPNTEIRLRPSFFPFTEPSIEVDVTCVKCGGKGCRVCKHSGWLEILGSGMVHPRVLEMGGYDPEQYTGFAFGMGVERIAMLKYGVDDIRHFYNNDIRFLEQFARH
- a CDS encoding cupredoxin domain-containing protein; translated protein: MKKIMFSLLTGILLLLLAACTRESNQANNQTNSSSPEAETQLTVKAVNYEFDQQIYRLKVGVPVQVTLDNEEGNHGLRIPDLGVKLDQAHPSTVITPDKAGEYEMSCSIPCGPGHKTMKAQLIVE
- a CDS encoding YwbE family protein, giving the protein MDGTKRSSISPGLRVDIVLKQDQRTGKLTNGIVKDILTNSPNHPHGIKVRLQDGQVGRVKKIYTNNADT